A window of the Arachis duranensis cultivar V14167 chromosome 5, aradu.V14167.gnm2.J7QH, whole genome shotgun sequence genome harbors these coding sequences:
- the LOC107489857 gene encoding uncharacterized protein LOC107489857 isoform X1 — protein MRKKLLIAAAARLSFRSIQEPPSFDVSNSVGPLYVQSCGWSYAASVSSDMPNAPKGRKKIRQCERRAMVESYVNKYRTINAGKFPTTKDVQRQVGGGFYFVREIIQELEYKSRTNSSKEMDENLLEQKKFNESKLQITVARKVSSDNTGSAKERTAQDDSQSIGLDEQEIINAGCDHLKVNRQSRTSYEAEIIYAPDAPTNQLLQERRKSPSSPSSDNNGNVYDKAEGHVSEFVETENHQVVEERCIGKEGYEKRGKAPSGDIYGETSHSTLQVPKDVRSGNDMPSYSSASVTPERHQLNEETEDVSASSVKKSSSSHSKARSHDSEFVDMEKHPILEEKSFRKAGYEAKEQSAVKDDLGIPNHKLEQSQGSSEFNESKINSDNRETSGVLASKKPTLWGNLKSLANGIINIWKKF, from the exons ATGAGGAAGAAGCTTCTGATCGCAGCAGCAGCACGCCTCTCCTTCCGCTCCATTCAGGAACCTC CATCCTTCGATGTAAGCAATTCTGTTGGTCCATTGTATGTCCAGTCGTGCGGATGGTCATATGCTGCTTCTGTTTCTTCTGACATGCCAAATGCCCCAAAAGGCCGGAAGAAGATTCGTCAATGTGAACGTAGAGCGATGGTTGAGTCTTACGTGAACAA ATATAGAACAATAAATGCAGGGAAGTTCCCGACAACAAAGGATGTTCAAAGACAAGTTGGTGGTGGTTTTTATTTTGTACGGGAAATCATACAGGAACTGGAATACAAATCTAGAACGAATTCTTCCAaagaaatggatgagaatctGTTGGAACAGAAGAAATTCAATGAGAGTAAACTCCAAATCACTGTAGCCCGGAAGGTTTCATCAGATAATACTGGGAGTGCAAAAGAAAGGACAGCCCAAGATGATTCTCAGTCAATAGGTTTAGATGAACAAGAGATTATTAATGCTGGTTGTGATCATCTTAAAGTAAATAGACAGTCACGGACGTCATATGAAGCTGAAATTATCTATGCACCA GATGCACCAACAAACCAGCTGCTACAAGAGAGACGAAAAAGTCCTTCTAGTCCTTCAAGTGATAACAATGGTAATGTGTATGACAAAGCTGAAGGCCATGTATCTGAATTTGTTGAAACGGAAAATCATCAAGTAGTGGAGGAACGATGCATTGGGAAAGAAGGTTATGAGAAAAGGGGGAAAGCTCCCTCGGGAGACATTTATGGAGAGACTTCCCATTCAACCCTCCAGGTACCAAAAGATGTAAGGTCTGGGAATGATATGCCTAGTTATTCTTCTGCTTCTGTTACACCAGAGAGGCACCAGCTAAATGAAGAAACAGAAGATGTTTCTGCTTCATCTGTTAAAAAATCTAGCAGTAGTCACAGCAAAGCTCGGAGCCATGATTCTGAGTTTGTTGATATGGAAAAGCATCCAATCCTTGAAGAGAAAAGCTTTAGGAAAGCTGGTTATGAAGCAAAAGAGCAAAGTGCTGTAAAAGATGACCTTGGCATTCCAAATCATAAATTGGAGCAATCTCAAGGGTCTTCAGAATTTAATGAGTCGAAAAT CAACTCTGATAATCGGGAGACCAGTGGTGTATTGGCTTCAAAGAAGCCAACTTTGTGGGGAAACCTGAAGTCTCTTGCAAATGGCATAATAAATATCTGGAAAAAATTCTGA
- the LOC107489857 gene encoding uncharacterized protein LOC107489857 isoform X2: MPNAPKGRKKIRQCERRAMVESYVNKYRTINAGKFPTTKDVQRQVGGGFYFVREIIQELEYKSRTNSSKEMDENLLEQKKFNESKLQITVARKVSSDNTGSAKERTAQDDSQSIGLDEQEIINAGCDHLKVNRQSRTSYEAEIIYAPDAPTNQLLQERRKSPSSPSSDNNGNVYDKAEGHVSEFVETENHQVVEERCIGKEGYEKRGKAPSGDIYGETSHSTLQVPKDVRSGNDMPSYSSASVTPERHQLNEETEDVSASSVKKSSSSHSKARSHDSEFVDMEKHPILEEKSFRKAGYEAKEQSAVKDDLGIPNHKLEQSQGSSEFNESKINSDNRETSGVLASKKPTLWGNLKSLANGIINIWKKF; encoded by the exons ATGCCAAATGCCCCAAAAGGCCGGAAGAAGATTCGTCAATGTGAACGTAGAGCGATGGTTGAGTCTTACGTGAACAA ATATAGAACAATAAATGCAGGGAAGTTCCCGACAACAAAGGATGTTCAAAGACAAGTTGGTGGTGGTTTTTATTTTGTACGGGAAATCATACAGGAACTGGAATACAAATCTAGAACGAATTCTTCCAaagaaatggatgagaatctGTTGGAACAGAAGAAATTCAATGAGAGTAAACTCCAAATCACTGTAGCCCGGAAGGTTTCATCAGATAATACTGGGAGTGCAAAAGAAAGGACAGCCCAAGATGATTCTCAGTCAATAGGTTTAGATGAACAAGAGATTATTAATGCTGGTTGTGATCATCTTAAAGTAAATAGACAGTCACGGACGTCATATGAAGCTGAAATTATCTATGCACCA GATGCACCAACAAACCAGCTGCTACAAGAGAGACGAAAAAGTCCTTCTAGTCCTTCAAGTGATAACAATGGTAATGTGTATGACAAAGCTGAAGGCCATGTATCTGAATTTGTTGAAACGGAAAATCATCAAGTAGTGGAGGAACGATGCATTGGGAAAGAAGGTTATGAGAAAAGGGGGAAAGCTCCCTCGGGAGACATTTATGGAGAGACTTCCCATTCAACCCTCCAGGTACCAAAAGATGTAAGGTCTGGGAATGATATGCCTAGTTATTCTTCTGCTTCTGTTACACCAGAGAGGCACCAGCTAAATGAAGAAACAGAAGATGTTTCTGCTTCATCTGTTAAAAAATCTAGCAGTAGTCACAGCAAAGCTCGGAGCCATGATTCTGAGTTTGTTGATATGGAAAAGCATCCAATCCTTGAAGAGAAAAGCTTTAGGAAAGCTGGTTATGAAGCAAAAGAGCAAAGTGCTGTAAAAGATGACCTTGGCATTCCAAATCATAAATTGGAGCAATCTCAAGGGTCTTCAGAATTTAATGAGTCGAAAAT CAACTCTGATAATCGGGAGACCAGTGGTGTATTGGCTTCAAAGAAGCCAACTTTGTGGGGAAACCTGAAGTCTCTTGCAAATGGCATAATAAATATCTGGAAAAAATTCTGA
- the LOC107489816 gene encoding abietadienol/abietadienal oxidase — protein sequence MRENTLETWLVLMTVMIILGSGIVMFAKMVQEKLKKGERRSKLRLPPGRRGWPLIGDSINWYNAVASSHPPQFVEEMVKRYGKIFSCSLFGKWAVVSADPTFNRFVMQNEGKLFRSSYPKSFRDLVGKNGVITVQGEQQRKLHGIASNMMRLEKLKFHFLNDIQKVMLQTLSNFENNQVILLQDVCRKVAINLMVNQLLGVSSESQINEMAHLFSDFVDGCLSIPINTPGFTYHTAMKAREKIINRINKTIEVHRKNDAPTVGSGVLGRLLEEESLPDDAVADFIINLLFAGNETTTKTMLFAVYFLTQCPQAMKQLLDEQDSLRSNSGEEFLTWQDYKAMPFTQCVIDETLRLGGIAIWLMREAKEDIQYQDFVIPKGCFVVPFLSAVHLDENVYNGALNFNPWRWMEPENEEKRNWRTSPFYAPFGGGARFCPGAELARLQIALFLHYFVTTYRWTQMKEDRMSFFPSARLVNGFEICLTRRQDHEETS from the exons atgagAGAAAATACTTTAGAAACATGGTTGGTATTGATGACTGTGATGATAATATTGGGAAGTGGAATAGTGATGTTTGCAAAAATGGTTCAAGAAAAGTtgaagaaaggagagagaagaaGTAAGTTGAGATTACCACCGGGGAGAAGAGGATGGCCATTGATTGGTGACAGCATCAATTGGTACAATGCTGTTGCAAGTTCTCATCCTCCTCAGTTTGTTGAAGAAATGGTGAAGAG GTATGGGAAGATATTTTCTTGCAGCCTATTTGGGAAATGGGCAGTGGTGTCTGCAGATCCAACCTTCAACCGGTTTGTGATGCAGAACGAAGGGAAATTGTTCCGGTCGAGTTATCCGAAGTCATTCAGAGATTTGGTTGGTAAAAATGGTGTGATCACAGTGCAAGGAGAGCAACAGAGGAAGCTGCATGGAATCGCCTCGAATATGATGCGCCTTGAGAAGCTCAAGTTCCATTTCTTGAATGATATACAAAAGGTCATGCTCCAAACTTTGAGCAATTTTGAGAACAACCAAGTCATTCTTCTCCAAGATGTTTGTAGAAag GTAGCAATTAACTTAATGGTTAATCAACTATTAGGGGTTTCAAGTGAGTCTCAAATCAATGAAATGGCTCACTTGTTCTCTGACTTTGTTGATGGTTGTCTTTCAATTCCAATCAACACACCAGGGTTTACATACCACACTGCTATGAAG GCAAGGGAGAAAATCATAAACAGGATAAATAAGACCATAGAGGTACACAGAAAAAATGATGCTCCAACTGTAGGGAGTGGTGTGCTTGGAAGGCTGCTAGAGGAAGAAAGTCTACCAGATGATGCTGTAGCAGATTTCATCATCAATCTTCTCTTTGCCGGGAACGAAACCACGACGAAAACAATGCTTTTTGCTGTCTATTTCCTTACTCAGTGTCCTCAAGCCATGAAGCAACTTCTG GATGAACAAGATTCTCTGAGGAGTAATTCTGGAGAAGAGTTTCTTACATGGCAGGATTACAAAGCAATGCCTTTCACTCAATGT GTTATTGATGAAACACTTAGACTTGGGGGAATTGCAATTTGGTTGATGAGAGAAGCAAAAGAAGACATTCAATACCAag attttgttaTTCCAAAAGGATGCTTTGTAGTTCCATTTCTTTCAGCAGTCCATTTAGATGAGAATGTGTATAATGGAGCTCTAAACTTCAATCCTTGGAGATGGATGGAGCCTGAAAATGAG gagaagagaaactGGAGAACTAGTCCATTCTATGCACCCTTTGGAGGAGGTGCAAGATTCTGTCCTGGAGCCGAGCTTGCTCGCCTTCAAATTGCGCTTTTTCTTCATTACTTTGTAACTACCTACAG ATGGACACAGATGAAGGAAGACAGGATGTCCTTCTTTCCCTCTGCAAGATTAGTGAATGGCTTTGAAATATGCCTAACAAGAAGACAAGATCATGAAGAAACAAGTTGA
- the LOC107489856 gene encoding uncharacterized protein LOC107489856, translating into MAGREIRNGAKGRIRLTMKTLLSNEWLQRCKRLLVSVVVTFMGEAVPHLFPLSLCFLCCLLCQLLPLILSLDSDDLLYLKEQMEAEEDAERLLRRTEKRAFAAFKRAASLADSSPASVPLAFRVEPKPKSGIRQQDLLKKVVEIKPKRPRTDGNQSPALSNVSVTNRKPGHHNENERPSSGLKIEEQSLSGLQKGEERLSSASCKAEEKPKNANTAGGGLLGLAYASSDDDDDE; encoded by the exons ATGGCGGGTAGAGAA ATAAGAAATGGGGCAAAGGGAAGGATAAGATTGACGATGAAGACATTACTTTCCAACGAATGGTTGCAAAG ATGCAAGAGGTTGCTGGTGAGCGTGGTGGTTACCTTCATGGGCGAGGCGGTACCGCATCTTTTTCCCCTGAGTTTGTGTTTTCTATGTTGCTTGTTATGTCAGCTGTTACCACTCATTCTTT CCTTGGACAGTGATGATTTGCTCTATCTAAAGGAACAAATGGAAGCCGAGGAGGATGCAGAACGTCTCCTGCGTCGCACTGAAAAGCGGGCATTCGCCGCATTTAAG AGAGCTGCAAGCTTAGCAGATTCTTCACCGGCGTCAGTTCCATTGGCATTTCGTGTCGAGCCAAAGCCAAAGAGTGGGATCAG GCAGCAAGATCTGTTGAAGAAAGTTGTGGAGATTAAACCTAAGCGCCCAAGGACTGATGGCAATCAGTCCCCAGCTTTGAGTAACGTGTCTGTTACAAATCGTAAGCCTGGGCATCATAATGAGAACGAGCGGCCTTCTTCGGGACTGAAGATAGAGGAGCAATCTTTGTCCGGGTTGCAGAAAGGAGAGGAACGTCTGTCATCGGCCTCATGCAAAGCAGAAGAAAAGCCTAAGAATGCTAACACTGCTGGTGGGGGATTACTGGGCTTGGCATATGCTAGTTCTGACGACGATGACGACGAGTGA
- the LOC107489814 gene encoding putative pentatricopeptide repeat-containing protein At1g12700, mitochondrial isoform X2 codes for MNFSYPCGERSCCVLHSSMMLRSSTKASLRFFRQQSQSQFGTLSHPKPYLIPITLSYTTDIDVIKDRSHLVNSIRNLQNLDSALHLFDKMLSMNPLPCVNDFNLLFSSIVKMKHYTAAMSLIKHLFSLGFKSDIYTLNIVVNCLCRLNHTPFAFSVVGMMFKIGLEPDVVTLNTIVNGLCIEGNVDYAIWFLDHMDYMGYQPDSHTFGAIINGLCKMGDTPAAIAILRKAETRKCKPSIDVTGYNAIVDSLCKDGLVSEALSLFSEMTMKGIQPNTITYNRLIQGLFTFSRWQEAASLLSERKQKGIMPDTHTFNILMDALCKEGKISSARAILGHMVRMGNDPDVVTYHSMIAAYCSQNQMEEAMKVFDLMVHKGCVPEVYTYNSLIHGWCKIKRINRAIYLLDEMIDKGLNLNVVTWNTLIHGFCKVGKPLAAKELFFTMHKFGQYPDLSSCATILDGLFKCHLFSDAISLFREMEKNNLDLNIEIYNVVLDGMCRAGKLNDACELFSCLPAKGLKPDVYTYTIMIQGLCREGLLIDAEELLMNMEEHGCLPNSCTYNVFIQGLLPRNAVLKSIKYFKIMKEKGFSAEARTMELLVDYLSTHKGDNAFQEFMQKIV; via the coding sequence CTTATTCCCATTACTCTCTCTTATACCACTGATATTGATGTCATCAAGGACAGATCCCATCTCGTAAATTCTATTAGGAATCTCCAGAACCTTGATTCTGCTCTGCAtctgtttgacaaaatgctttcCATGAACCCTTTGCCATGCGTGAATGACTTTAACCTTTTGTTTAGCTCTATTGTTAAGATGAAGCATTACACAGCTGCCATGTCCTTAATCAAACACTTGTTTTCCTTAGGATTCAAATCTGATATCTATACACTCAATATTGTTGTCAATTGTCTGTGCCGTCTGAATCACACTCCCTTTGCCTTCTCTGTGGTAGGGATGATGTTCAAAATCGGCTTGGAGCCCGATGTGGTCACATTGAACACCATTGTTAATGGTCTTTGTATTGAAGGCAATGTGGATTATGCTATTTGGTTTCTTGACCACATGGATTACATGGGATATCAACCCGACTCCCACACGTTTGGAGCAATTATAAATGGATTGTGCAAGATGGGGGACACCCCTGCTGCCATTGCCATTCTAAGGAAGGCAGAAACAAGAAAGTGCAAACCAAGTATTGATGTTACGGGTTATAATGCAATTGTGGATAGTCTTTGCAAGGATGGGCTGGTTTCTGAGGCTTTGAGTCTATTCTCCGAAATGACAATGAAAGGTATACAACCCAATACTATCACTTACAATCGCTTGATTCAAGGGCTCTTTACTTTCAGCAGATGGCAGGAGGCTGCGTCTTTACTGAGCGAGAGGAAACAAAAGGGAATTATGCCGGATACAcatacttttaatattttaatggaTGCTCTTTGTAAGGAGGGAAAGATTTCGAGTGCTAGAGCCATACTTGGTCATATGGTACGAATGGGAAACGATCCCGATGTTGTCACCTATCACTCAATGATTGCTGCTTATTGTTCCCAAAATCAAATGGAGGAGGCCATGAAAGTATTTGATTTGATGGTTCACAAGGGATGCGTACCAGAAGTCTACACTTATAATTCATTAATCCATGGGTGGTGCAAGATCAAAAGGATTAATAGGGCTATTTATCTCTTGGATGAAATGATCGATAAAGGTTTAAATCTGAATGTTGTGACTTGGAATACTCTTATCCATGGATTTTGCAAAGTTGGTAAACCGTTAGCTGCTAAAGAATTGTTTTTTACAATGCACAAATTTGGTCAATATCCTGATCTATCGAGCTGTGCCACTATATTGGATGGCCTATTCAAATGTCATTTGTTTTCTGATGCAATATCATTATTTAGAGAAATGGAGAAGAATAATTTGGATCTTAATATTGAAATTTACAATGTGGTGCTCGATGGGATGTGCCGTGCTGGAAAACTGAATGATGCGTGTGAACTCTTCTCTTGTCTGCCAGCAAAAGGCTTGAAACCTGATGTATATACTTATACAATAATGATCCAAGGTCTATGCAGGGAAGGACTTCTGATTGATGCTGAAGAGTTGCTGATGAATATGGAAGAGCATGGCTGCTTGCCAAATAGCTGCACATATAATGTCTTCATCCAAGGATTACTACCACGAAATGCTGTTCTGaagtcaataaaatattttaaaattatgaaagaaaaaggTTTTTCAGCAGAGGCTAGAACCATGGAATTGCTTGTAGATTACCTCTCTACGCACAAAGGAGACAATGCTTTTCAAGAATTTATGCAGAAAATTGTTTGA
- the LOC107489814 gene encoding pentatricopeptide repeat-containing protein At3g22470, mitochondrial-like isoform X5 encodes MNFSYPCGERSCCVLHSSMMLRSSTKASLRFFRQQSQSQFGMMFKIGLEPDVVTLNTIVNGLCIEGNVDYAIWFLDHMDYMGYQPDSHTFGAIINGLCKMGDTPAAIAILRKAETRKCKPSIDVTGYNAIVDSLCKDGLVSEALSLFSEMTMKGIQPNTITYNRLIQGLFTFSRWQEAASLLSERKQKGIMPDTHTFNILMDALCKEGKISSARAILGHMVRMGNDPDVVTYHSMIAAYCSQNQMEEAMKVFDLMVHKGCVPEVYTYNSLIHGWCKIKRINRAIYLLDEMIDKGLNLNVVTWNTLIHGFCKVGKPLAAKELFFTMHKFGQYPDLSSCATILDGLFKCHLFSDAISLFREMEKNNLDLNIEIYNVVLDGMCRAGKLNDACELFSCLPAKGLKPDVYTYTIMIQGLCREGLLIDAEELLMNMEEHGCLPNSCTYNVFIQGLLPRNAVLKSIKYFKIMKEKGFSAEARTMELLVDYLSTHKGDNAFQEFMQKIV; translated from the coding sequence GGATGATGTTCAAAATCGGCTTGGAGCCCGATGTGGTCACATTGAACACCATTGTTAATGGTCTTTGTATTGAAGGCAATGTGGATTATGCTATTTGGTTTCTTGACCACATGGATTACATGGGATATCAACCCGACTCCCACACGTTTGGAGCAATTATAAATGGATTGTGCAAGATGGGGGACACCCCTGCTGCCATTGCCATTCTAAGGAAGGCAGAAACAAGAAAGTGCAAACCAAGTATTGATGTTACGGGTTATAATGCAATTGTGGATAGTCTTTGCAAGGATGGGCTGGTTTCTGAGGCTTTGAGTCTATTCTCCGAAATGACAATGAAAGGTATACAACCCAATACTATCACTTACAATCGCTTGATTCAAGGGCTCTTTACTTTCAGCAGATGGCAGGAGGCTGCGTCTTTACTGAGCGAGAGGAAACAAAAGGGAATTATGCCGGATACAcatacttttaatattttaatggaTGCTCTTTGTAAGGAGGGAAAGATTTCGAGTGCTAGAGCCATACTTGGTCATATGGTACGAATGGGAAACGATCCCGATGTTGTCACCTATCACTCAATGATTGCTGCTTATTGTTCCCAAAATCAAATGGAGGAGGCCATGAAAGTATTTGATTTGATGGTTCACAAGGGATGCGTACCAGAAGTCTACACTTATAATTCATTAATCCATGGGTGGTGCAAGATCAAAAGGATTAATAGGGCTATTTATCTCTTGGATGAAATGATCGATAAAGGTTTAAATCTGAATGTTGTGACTTGGAATACTCTTATCCATGGATTTTGCAAAGTTGGTAAACCGTTAGCTGCTAAAGAATTGTTTTTTACAATGCACAAATTTGGTCAATATCCTGATCTATCGAGCTGTGCCACTATATTGGATGGCCTATTCAAATGTCATTTGTTTTCTGATGCAATATCATTATTTAGAGAAATGGAGAAGAATAATTTGGATCTTAATATTGAAATTTACAATGTGGTGCTCGATGGGATGTGCCGTGCTGGAAAACTGAATGATGCGTGTGAACTCTTCTCTTGTCTGCCAGCAAAAGGCTTGAAACCTGATGTATATACTTATACAATAATGATCCAAGGTCTATGCAGGGAAGGACTTCTGATTGATGCTGAAGAGTTGCTGATGAATATGGAAGAGCATGGCTGCTTGCCAAATAGCTGCACATATAATGTCTTCATCCAAGGATTACTACCACGAAATGCTGTTCTGaagtcaataaaatattttaaaattatgaaagaaaaaggTTTTTCAGCAGAGGCTAGAACCATGGAATTGCTTGTAGATTACCTCTCTACGCACAAAGGAGACAATGCTTTTCAAGAATTTATGCAGAAAATTGTTTGA